A single window of Pectobacterium parmentieri DNA harbors:
- the degS gene encoding outer membrane-stress sensor serine endopeptidase DegS has protein sequence MLAKLLRSALFGALVAGIILAVLPFIGSGTSFLKSNDRNTDGSPVSYHQGVNRAAPAVVNIYNRVANTEKPNEVAIHPLGSGVIMNDKGYILTNKHVINNVQQIQIELSDGRLYEARVIGSDTLTDLAVLQIDGVNLPVIPMNPDRIPHVGDVVMAIGNPYNLGQTVTQGVISATGRVSLSTYGQQRSQVGRQNLLQTDASINHGNSGGALVNTLGELVGINTLSFDKSSNGETPEGISFAIPVALATKVMGKLIRDGRVVRGYIGINGVQLENIENSTLTNNRGAQGRLTGILVQTIDPGGPADKAGIRIEDVIVSVNNKPARSIIETMEQVSEISPGTVIPVTIERDNKQITLQMTIQEFPTQ, from the coding sequence ATGCTTGCTAAATTATTACGTTCAGCACTATTTGGTGCCCTTGTCGCCGGAATTATTCTGGCCGTACTGCCGTTTATCGGATCTGGCACGTCGTTTCTGAAAAGCAACGACAGAAATACTGATGGCTCGCCCGTAAGCTACCATCAGGGCGTCAACCGTGCGGCTCCTGCTGTGGTTAATATTTATAATCGGGTTGCCAATACAGAAAAGCCCAATGAAGTCGCTATTCATCCTCTGGGTTCTGGCGTCATCATGAACGACAAAGGGTATATTTTAACTAATAAGCATGTGATTAATAATGTACAGCAGATCCAGATCGAGCTGTCCGATGGCCGGCTGTACGAAGCCCGCGTGATCGGCTCCGATACCCTGACCGACCTGGCGGTGTTGCAAATTGATGGGGTTAATCTGCCTGTCATTCCCATGAATCCAGATCGTATCCCGCACGTCGGCGATGTTGTGATGGCAATCGGCAACCCTTATAACCTGGGGCAAACCGTTACACAGGGCGTTATTAGCGCCACCGGCCGCGTCAGCCTCAGCACTTACGGTCAACAAAGAAGCCAGGTAGGACGCCAAAACCTGCTGCAAACCGATGCGTCCATTAACCACGGAAACTCTGGTGGTGCGCTGGTCAATACGCTCGGTGAACTGGTTGGTATTAATACCCTTTCTTTTGATAAAAGCAGCAATGGCGAAACGCCGGAAGGCATTAGCTTCGCGATCCCTGTGGCATTGGCTACCAAAGTGATGGGCAAGCTCATCCGCGATGGCCGTGTGGTGCGCGGCTATATTGGTATCAACGGCGTACAGCTCGAAAATATTGAGAACAGCACGTTAACCAACAATCGTGGTGCTCAGGGTCGATTGACTGGCATTCTCGTTCAGACTATCGATCCCGGTGGCCCGGCGGATAAAGCGGGTATCCGCATTGAAGATGTCATCGTTAGCGTGAACAATAAGCCCGCGCGCTCGATTATCGAAACCATGGAACAGGTTTCGGAAATCTCCCCCGGCACCGTCATTCCCGTCACGATTGAGCGCGATAACAAACAAATCACGCTACAAATGACGATTCAGGAATTCCCCACCCAATAG
- the murA gene encoding UDP-N-acetylglucosamine 1-carboxyvinyltransferase → MDKFRVQGPTRLAGEVTISGAKNAALPILFAALLAEEPVEIQNVPKLRDIDTTMKLLGQLGARVERNGSVHVDASEVNVFCAPYDLVKTMRASIWALGPLVARFGQGQVSLPGGCAIGARPVDLHIYGLEQLGAQIVLEEGYVKATVDGRLKGAHIVMDKVSVGATVTIMSAATLAEGTTIIENAAREPEIVDTANFLNTLGAKISGAGSDKITIEGVARLGGGVYRVVPDRIETGTFLVAAAVSRGQIICRNTRPDTLDAVLAKLREAGAEIEIGEDWISLDMHGKRPKAVTVRTSPHPGFPTDMQAQFSLLNLVAEGTGVITETIFENRFMHVPELIRMGAQAEIESNTVICHGVDKLSGAQVMATDLRASASLVLAGCIAEGVTTVDRIYHIDRGYDRIEDKLRALGANIERVKEHE, encoded by the coding sequence ATGGATAAATTTCGTGTTCAGGGGCCAACCCGCCTAGCGGGGGAAGTGACCATTTCCGGCGCCAAGAATGCTGCGTTGCCCATCTTATTCGCTGCGCTACTTGCAGAAGAACCGGTAGAGATTCAGAACGTACCGAAACTGCGCGACATCGACACCACCATGAAACTGCTTGGTCAGTTGGGCGCGCGCGTTGAACGCAATGGTTCCGTTCATGTGGATGCCAGTGAGGTGAACGTGTTCTGCGCGCCGTACGATCTGGTGAAAACCATGCGTGCTTCTATCTGGGCTTTAGGGCCGCTGGTGGCGCGTTTTGGGCAAGGACAAGTATCGCTGCCCGGTGGCTGCGCGATTGGTGCGCGTCCGGTAGATTTGCATATTTATGGCCTTGAGCAGCTTGGTGCGCAGATCGTTCTGGAAGAAGGCTATGTGAAAGCCACGGTTGATGGCCGTCTGAAAGGTGCGCACATCGTGATGGACAAAGTGAGCGTCGGTGCCACGGTAACTATCATGAGTGCGGCAACGCTGGCGGAAGGCACCACGATTATTGAGAACGCGGCGCGTGAGCCGGAAATTGTCGATACGGCAAACTTCCTGAATACGCTGGGTGCGAAAATTAGCGGTGCAGGCAGCGATAAAATCACCATCGAAGGCGTCGCGCGTCTGGGCGGCGGTGTGTATCGCGTGGTGCCTGACCGTATTGAAACCGGGACATTTCTGGTCGCGGCGGCGGTATCTCGTGGTCAGATTATCTGTCGCAATACCCGTCCTGATACGCTGGATGCGGTATTGGCGAAGCTGCGTGAAGCTGGCGCAGAAATTGAAATCGGCGAAGACTGGATCAGCCTGGATATGCACGGTAAGCGCCCGAAAGCGGTTACGGTTCGCACGTCGCCGCATCCGGGGTTCCCTACCGATATGCAGGCGCAGTTCAGCCTGCTGAATCTGGTCGCAGAAGGAACGGGTGTGATTACCGAAACCATCTTCGAAAACCGCTTCATGCATGTGCCTGAGCTTATCCGTATGGGCGCACAGGCGGAGATCGAGAGCAATACGGTGATTTGCCACGGCGTTGATAAGCTGTCGGGTGCACAGGTTATGGCGACCGACTTACGTGCGTCGGCCAGCTTGGTGTTAGCGGGTTGTATCGCGGAAGGTGTGACGACGGTAGATCGTATTTATCATATCGATCGTGGCTACGACCGTATCGAAGATAAGCTGCGCGCGCTAGGCGCAAATATCGAACGCGTTAAAGAACACGAATAA
- the ibaG gene encoding BolA family iron metabolism protein IbaG gives MENNEIKDVLMSALALEEVHVSGDGSHFQVIAVGGLFAGMSRVKKQQAVYAPLAECIADGRIHALSIKAYTPEEWQRDRKLNGF, from the coding sequence ATGGAAAATAACGAAATTAAAGATGTGCTGATGAGCGCATTAGCACTGGAAGAAGTTCATGTTTCTGGCGATGGCAGCCATTTTCAAGTCATCGCGGTGGGCGGACTTTTTGCTGGAATGAGCCGAGTCAAAAAACAGCAGGCTGTTTATGCGCCGCTGGCGGAGTGCATCGCGGATGGCCGTATTCATGCATTGTCGATCAAGGCCTATACGCCGGAAGAGTGGCAACGCGACCGTAAACTGAACGGCTTCTAA
- the mlaB gene encoding lipid asymmetry maintenance protein MlaB: protein MANALNWQAQESTLALIGDLDRETLLPFWQQRESLLAEKTTLDVSGLNRVDSAGLALLMHVYQQPSSGDEITIVGASDRLKTLIALYNLNEIIPVS from the coding sequence ATGGCGAACGCATTGAACTGGCAGGCGCAGGAATCAACGCTGGCATTAATCGGCGATCTCGATCGTGAAACGCTGTTACCGTTCTGGCAGCAGCGTGAATCGTTGCTTGCGGAGAAAACTACGCTGGATGTGTCTGGTTTAAACCGTGTCGATTCTGCCGGGTTGGCATTGCTGATGCACGTTTACCAGCAGCCGTCTTCAGGCGATGAGATCACGATTGTCGGTGCCAGCGATCGGCTAAAAACGCTCATTGCGCTCTATAATCTGAATGAAATCATTCCTGTGTCTTAA
- the mlaC gene encoding phospholipid-binding protein MlaC — protein sequence MFKRLLMVALLVVAPLANAADQTNPYRLMNETAAKTFDRLKNDQPKIKQNPDYLRTVVREELLPYVQVRYAGALVLGRYYKDSTPAQRDAYFKAFEAYLEQAYGQALAMYNGQNYQIAPEQPLGNADIVSIRVTIVDNGGRPPIRLDFQWRKNSKTGNWQAYDMIAEGVSMITTKQNEWAAILRQKGVDGLTQQLESSAKQTITLDQKK from the coding sequence ATGTTTAAACGCTTACTGATGGTGGCTTTACTGGTGGTTGCGCCATTAGCCAACGCGGCGGATCAAACGAACCCTTATCGTTTAATGAACGAAACGGCAGCAAAAACGTTTGATCGTTTGAAGAACGATCAGCCGAAAATCAAGCAAAATCCTGACTATTTGCGTACCGTCGTGCGCGAAGAGCTGTTGCCGTATGTGCAGGTAAGATACGCCGGTGCGCTAGTTCTCGGTCGTTACTACAAAGATTCGACGCCGGCACAGCGTGATGCCTATTTCAAAGCGTTTGAAGCCTATCTGGAGCAGGCTTACGGTCAGGCTCTGGCGATGTATAACGGGCAGAACTATCAAATCGCCCCTGAACAGCCACTGGGTAATGCTGATATCGTTTCCATTCGCGTCACTATCGTTGATAACGGCGGCCGTCCTCCGATACGTCTGGATTTCCAATGGCGTAAGAACAGTAAAACCGGTAACTGGCAGGCGTATGACATGATTGCCGAAGGTGTCAGCATGATCACCACTAAGCAAAACGAGTGGGCGGCAATACTGCGTCAAAAAGGCGTTGATGGCCTGACTCAACAGCTAGAATCCTCGGCGAAGCAGACCATCACGTTGGATCAGAAAAAGTAA
- the mlaD gene encoding outer membrane lipid asymmetry maintenance protein MlaD, with the protein MQTKKTEVWVGVFMLIALAGILFLCLKVADLKSIGSEPTYRLYATFDNIGGLKARSPIRIGGVVIGRVADISLDEKTYLPRVAMDIQQRYDHIPDTSSLAIRTSGLLGEQYLALNMGFEDEEMGTTILKDGGVIQDTKSAMVLEDLIGQFLYKSGGNSEDNAGQSGTEPGADPAANPEHSNEPVPSHP; encoded by the coding sequence ATGCAAACAAAGAAAACTGAAGTTTGGGTTGGTGTGTTTATGTTGATCGCGCTGGCTGGCATTCTCTTTTTATGTCTGAAAGTGGCCGATCTCAAATCGATCGGCAGTGAGCCAACGTATCGCCTGTACGCGACGTTTGACAACATTGGCGGGTTGAAAGCGCGTTCTCCGATCAGAATTGGCGGTGTGGTTATTGGTCGCGTAGCGGATATCTCGCTGGATGAGAAAACGTATTTGCCACGCGTGGCGATGGATATTCAGCAGCGCTACGATCATATTCCCGATACCAGTTCTCTGGCTATTCGTACCTCTGGCTTGCTGGGCGAACAGTATCTGGCACTGAACATGGGGTTTGAAGATGAAGAGATGGGCACGACGATCCTGAAGGACGGTGGTGTGATTCAGGATACCAAGTCTGCCATGGTGCTTGAAGATCTCATCGGCCAATTCCTATATAAGAGCGGCGGCAATAGCGAGGATAATGCCGGTCAATCGGGTACGGAGCCGGGTGCCGATCCTGCGGCAAACCCTGAGCACAGCAACGAACCTGTTCCTTCACATCCATAA
- the mlaE gene encoding lipid asymmetry maintenance ABC transporter permease subunit MlaE: MLLRTLASLGRQGIFASAAFGRAGLMLFNALVGKPEFRKQWPLLVKQLYSVGVQSLLIIMVSGLFIGMVLGLQGYIILTTYSAEASLGMMVALSLLRELGPVVTALLFAGRAGSALTAEIGLMKATEQLSSMEMMAVDPLRRVVAPRFWAGLISMPLLAVIFVAVGIWGGALVGVDWKGIDSGFFWSAMQGAVDWRQDVLNCVIKSIVFAITVTWIALFNGYDAIPTSEGISRATTRTVVHSSLAVLGLDFVLTALMFGN, translated from the coding sequence ATGTTATTACGGACGTTGGCGTCGCTAGGGCGTCAGGGGATCTTCGCCAGTGCTGCGTTTGGGCGCGCTGGGCTGATGCTGTTTAATGCGCTAGTGGGTAAGCCCGAATTCAGAAAACAGTGGCCGCTGTTGGTGAAACAACTTTACAGCGTTGGCGTGCAATCACTGCTTATCATCATGGTTTCCGGTCTGTTTATCGGTATGGTGCTGGGGTTACAGGGCTATATCATCCTGACGACGTACAGCGCTGAAGCCAGTTTGGGCATGATGGTGGCGCTGTCGTTGCTGCGTGAACTTGGCCCGGTGGTGACGGCGCTGCTGTTCGCCGGGCGTGCGGGTTCCGCGCTGACGGCGGAAATCGGGCTGATGAAGGCAACCGAGCAGCTCTCCAGCATGGAGATGATGGCGGTCGATCCGCTGCGCCGCGTTGTCGCACCGCGCTTTTGGGCGGGGTTAATTAGCATGCCGCTGTTGGCGGTGATTTTTGTCGCCGTGGGGATCTGGGGGGGCGCGTTGGTCGGTGTGGACTGGAAAGGTATCGACAGCGGGTTCTTCTGGTCTGCCATGCAGGGCGCGGTTGACTGGCGTCAGGATGTGCTGAACTGCGTGATTAAAAGTATCGTATTTGCGATTACCGTGACCTGGATTGCACTGTTTAACGGCTATGACGCGATCCCGACGTCTGAGGGGATCAGCCGTGCAACGACGCGAACCGTCGTGCACTCGTCGTTAGCGGTACTGGGATTGGATTTTGTGCTGACAGCACTGATGTTTGGGAACTGA
- the mlaF gene encoding phospholipid ABC transporter ATP-binding protein MlaF: MNHEATNLVEIRGLSFRRGEREIFTDITLNVPKGKVTAIMGPSGIGKTTLLRLIGGQLSPDSGEIWFDGENIPALSRSELYNARKKMSMLFQSGALFTDLNVFDNVAWPLREHTQLPESLLRSIVMMKLEAVGLRGAAELMPAELSGGMARRAALARAIALDPQMIMFDEPFVGQDPITLGTLVKLIDELNHALGVTCVVVSHDVPEVMSIADYAYIVADKRVIAEGTADQLRANDDPQVRQFLDGIADGPVPFRFPAGDYKTSLLGSGG, translated from the coding sequence ATGAACCATGAGGCAACTAATCTGGTCGAGATCCGTGGTCTTAGCTTTCGGCGCGGAGAGCGAGAGATTTTCACGGACATCACACTTAATGTCCCTAAAGGCAAAGTTACTGCAATCATGGGGCCTTCTGGTATCGGTAAAACCACGTTGCTGCGTTTGATCGGCGGGCAACTATCGCCGGACAGCGGTGAAATCTGGTTTGATGGCGAGAATATCCCGGCGCTGTCGCGTAGCGAACTGTACAACGCGCGCAAGAAAATGAGCATGTTGTTTCAGTCTGGGGCGTTATTCACCGATTTGAACGTGTTTGATAATGTCGCCTGGCCGCTGCGTGAGCATACCCAACTGCCGGAATCCTTACTGCGTAGCATCGTCATGATGAAGCTGGAAGCGGTAGGGTTGCGTGGGGCTGCCGAACTGATGCCAGCGGAGCTTTCTGGCGGCATGGCGCGGCGTGCCGCACTGGCGCGAGCCATTGCGCTCGACCCGCAGATGATTATGTTTGATGAGCCTTTTGTCGGGCAGGATCCGATCACATTGGGGACGCTGGTGAAGCTCATCGATGAGTTAAACCATGCATTGGGCGTGACCTGCGTTGTCGTTTCTCACGATGTACCGGAGGTGATGAGCATCGCCGATTACGCCTATATCGTGGCCGACAAACGGGTGATAGCAGAAGGGACTGCGGATCAACTGAGGGCGAACGATGACCCGCAGGTCCGTCAGTTCCTGGATGGCATCGCCGACGGGCCAGTGCCTTTCCGTTTTCCTGCCGGTGACTATAAAACGTCGCTGCTAGGTTCAGGGGGTTAA
- a CDS encoding calcium/sodium antiporter, with amino-acid sequence MLFATLLLFVGLLLLVYGADRLVYGAAVLARSLGLPPFVIGITIVGFGTSLPELIVSVTAALNDQNDMAVGNVIGSNITNILLILGSAALIRPLTVHSALLRRELPLMVSVTLLCGVLLHDSYLSRADGMMLLFAAILCLALILRMARQAQREGGDSLTREQLAELPQDDSNQMAAVLWLILGMIILPMAARMVVDNATVIARYFDVSELTIGLTILAIGTSLPELATAIVGTLKKEDDIALGNLIGSNIFNIAIVLGIPALLSPGALNPQVFQRDYWVMLAASVLLTALCLSKKRRIGQGAGVLLCCAFIAYLTVLFCFS; translated from the coding sequence ATGCTTTTTGCAACACTACTCTTGTTCGTTGGTTTGCTACTGCTGGTTTACGGTGCCGATCGTCTTGTCTATGGCGCGGCTGTGCTTGCGCGTTCTCTCGGCTTACCGCCTTTCGTCATCGGCATCACCATTGTTGGCTTCGGCACTTCGCTACCTGAGCTGATCGTTTCTGTTACCGCAGCCTTAAACGATCAGAACGACATGGCCGTCGGTAATGTGATTGGCTCCAATATCACCAATATCTTACTCATTCTTGGCAGCGCAGCGCTCATTCGCCCACTAACCGTACATTCGGCCCTGTTGCGCCGGGAATTGCCGCTCATGGTGTCCGTCACTTTATTGTGTGGCGTTTTACTGCATGATAGCTATCTGAGCCGTGCCGACGGCATGATGCTGCTCTTTGCCGCTATTCTGTGTCTGGCGTTAATACTGCGTATGGCACGACAGGCGCAGCGGGAAGGCGGCGACAGCCTGACTCGTGAACAGTTGGCAGAGCTCCCGCAAGACGACAGCAACCAGATGGCTGCCGTGCTGTGGCTGATCCTCGGTATGATTATTTTACCCATGGCCGCCCGTATGGTAGTGGATAACGCGACCGTCATTGCGCGCTACTTCGATGTCAGCGAATTGACCATCGGGCTGACCATATTAGCGATCGGCACCAGCCTGCCTGAACTCGCTACGGCCATCGTCGGAACATTGAAAAAAGAAGATGATATCGCGCTGGGCAATCTGATTGGCTCGAACATTTTTAATATTGCGATTGTACTCGGCATACCCGCACTACTCTCGCCGGGCGCGCTGAATCCTCAAGTTTTTCAGCGCGACTACTGGGTCATGCTGGCGGCAAGCGTGCTGTTAACTGCACTGTGCCTCAGCAAAAAACGCCGTATAGGACAGGGCGCTGGCGTATTATTATGCTGCGCGTTTATCGCCTACCTTACGGTGTTGTTCTGTTTTTCATAA
- the kdsD gene encoding arabinose-5-phosphate isomerase KdsD codes for MSQFEQDAHLKQQSDRALSEHRLQPDFDFQQAGKQVLSIERDGLAQLDQYIDDNFTLACKKIFHCQGKVVVMGMGKSGHIGCKIAATFASTGTPAFFVHPGEASHGDLGMVTPHDIVIAISNSGESHEILSLIPVLKRQKVFLICMTSAPESTMGKAADIHLCVHVPQEACPLGLAPTTSTTATLVMGDALAVALLQARGFTAEDFALSHPGGALGRKLLLRISDIMHSGDEIPHVSHDASLRDALVEITRKNLGMTVICEADMKIQGIFTDGDLRRIFDMNIDLNSARIADVMTAGGIRVAPNMLAVDALNLMQSRHITSVLVAENDRLVGIVHMHDMLRAGVV; via the coding sequence ATGTCACAGTTTGAACAAGACGCTCACCTAAAACAGCAGTCTGACCGTGCACTATCCGAACATAGACTACAACCCGATTTCGATTTCCAGCAGGCGGGCAAGCAGGTACTGAGTATCGAACGCGATGGGCTTGCGCAATTAGATCAGTATATTGACGACAATTTTACCCTCGCCTGCAAAAAGATCTTTCACTGCCAGGGCAAAGTGGTGGTGATGGGAATGGGCAAATCCGGTCACATCGGTTGCAAGATTGCCGCAACCTTCGCCAGCACGGGTACACCTGCTTTTTTCGTTCATCCGGGCGAAGCCAGCCACGGTGACCTCGGCATGGTGACGCCGCACGATATCGTGATCGCGATTTCCAATTCTGGCGAATCCCATGAAATCCTGTCGCTGATCCCTGTTCTGAAACGCCAGAAAGTGTTCCTGATCTGCATGACCAGCGCACCAGAAAGTACGATGGGTAAAGCGGCGGATATACACCTGTGCGTCCACGTTCCGCAGGAAGCCTGCCCGCTCGGTCTGGCCCCCACCACCAGCACCACCGCAACACTGGTCATGGGCGACGCACTCGCCGTGGCTTTGCTACAGGCGCGCGGTTTTACTGCCGAAGATTTCGCCCTATCTCACCCCGGTGGCGCACTTGGCCGCAAACTTTTACTGCGTATCAGCGATATCATGCATTCGGGCGACGAGATCCCCCATGTCTCACACGATGCCTCACTGCGTGATGCGCTGGTGGAAATTACGCGCAAAAATCTGGGTATGACGGTAATCTGCGAAGCGGATATGAAAATTCAGGGTATCTTTACCGATGGTGACCTGCGCCGCATCTTCGACATGAATATTGACTTGAACAGCGCGCGCATTGCTGATGTGATGACCGCGGGCGGCATCCGGGTCGCGCCGAACATGCTGGCGGTAGATGCACTTAACCTGATGCAGTCGCGCCACATCACCTCAGTGCTGGTGGCAGAAAACGATCGTCTGGTCGGTATTGTTCATATGCACGATATGTTGCGGGCTGGCGTGGTTTAA
- the kdsC gene encoding 3-deoxy-manno-octulosonate-8-phosphatase KdsC, protein MSETRAQTDTCYGPVDQQVLDKAREVRLLICDVDGVMSDGLIYMGNHGEELKAFNVRDGYGIRCLLTSGIEVAIITGRSAKLLVDRCKTLGINHLYQGQSDKVLAFNDLLDKLSVTADQVAYIGDDMIDWPVMAQVGLSVAVADAHPLLLPRADYVTRIAGGRGAVRELCDLILFSQNKLEHAKGLSI, encoded by the coding sequence ATGAGTGAAACCAGGGCGCAAACCGATACCTGTTATGGGCCTGTCGATCAACAGGTACTGGATAAAGCCCGTGAAGTTCGCCTGTTAATCTGCGACGTTGACGGCGTGATGTCCGATGGTCTGATTTACATGGGTAACCACGGCGAAGAGCTGAAAGCGTTTAACGTCCGTGACGGTTATGGCATTCGCTGCCTGCTGACATCTGGTATTGAGGTTGCCATCATTACCGGGCGTTCCGCAAAGCTGCTGGTCGATCGGTGTAAAACGCTGGGCATTAACCACCTTTATCAGGGGCAATCAGATAAGGTTTTGGCCTTCAACGATCTGTTGGATAAACTATCGGTAACAGCGGATCAGGTGGCATACATCGGTGACGATATGATCGACTGGCCAGTAATGGCACAGGTTGGTCTGAGCGTTGCTGTAGCAGACGCACACCCATTACTGTTACCGCGTGCGGATTATGTCACTCGCATTGCGGGTGGCCGTGGTGCCGTACGTGAACTGTGTGATTTGATTCTGTTCTCGCAGAATAAGCTGGAGCATGCCAAAGGGTTGTCAATATGA
- the lptC gene encoding LPS export ABC transporter periplasmic protein LptC yields the protein MSNTKRWLTAFLALLVLVLIGWNIADDDTVPAPNANDPTVPVYTSEKTNTQVYSPAGKLSYRLISEKAEYFNDEQLSWFTTPVATLFNEQGIATWSVRADRAKLTKDKMLYLYGHVEVNSLTKDAQLQRITTNNAQVNLVTQDVSSDDEVTLYGTSFTSSGMKMRGNLRNKTAELIEKVKTSYEIQNQ from the coding sequence ATGAGTAACACCAAGCGTTGGCTGACCGCTTTTCTGGCCCTGTTGGTGCTTGTCCTCATCGGCTGGAATATTGCGGATGACGACACCGTACCGGCACCGAATGCAAATGATCCTACAGTGCCAGTCTATACCAGCGAAAAGACCAACACTCAGGTATACAGCCCTGCGGGTAAACTGAGCTACAGACTCATTTCGGAAAAAGCGGAGTATTTCAACGACGAGCAATTGAGTTGGTTTACGACCCCCGTTGCCACGCTGTTTAATGAACAGGGCATTGCAACCTGGTCAGTACGCGCCGATCGCGCCAAGCTGACAAAAGACAAGATGCTCTATCTGTACGGCCACGTTGAGGTGAATAGCCTGACGAAGGACGCGCAGCTTCAGCGCATCACAACGAATAATGCCCAGGTGAATCTGGTAACGCAGGACGTCTCCTCCGATGATGAAGTCACCCTGTACGGCACCAGCTTTACCTCAAGCGGAATGAAAATGCGCGGAAATCTGCGTAATAAAACGGCCGAGTTGATCGAAAAGGTAAAAACCTCTTATGAAATCCAAAACCAATAA
- the lptA gene encoding lipopolysaccharide ABC transporter substrate-binding protein LptA, translated as MKSKTNNLMRNTLIASSLFAVSVSAFAVTGDSNQPIRIDSAQQSLDMQGNTVTFTGNVVVKQGTIEVKADKVVVTRPQGTQGSEVVEGYGNPVTFYQMQDNGKPVKGHAQKIRYELATDFLVLTGNAYLEQQDSNVKGDRITYLVKQQQMEATSDKGKRVTTVLVPSQLQEKEKKSQPSRSQQSQPRVTE; from the coding sequence ATGAAATCCAAAACCAATAATCTGATGCGTAACACCCTGATCGCCAGCTCGCTGTTCGCCGTCAGCGTTTCCGCCTTTGCCGTCACGGGCGATAGCAACCAACCGATTCGCATTGATTCAGCACAGCAATCTCTGGACATGCAGGGCAACACCGTGACGTTCACGGGCAATGTTGTCGTGAAGCAAGGGACGATTGAAGTGAAAGCCGACAAGGTTGTCGTGACGCGCCCACAGGGCACGCAAGGCAGCGAAGTAGTGGAAGGTTACGGTAACCCTGTGACGTTCTACCAGATGCAGGACAACGGCAAACCAGTAAAAGGCCACGCGCAAAAAATCCGTTACGAGCTGGCTACTGATTTTCTGGTACTGACAGGCAATGCCTATCTGGAACAGCAGGACAGCAATGTAAAAGGCGATCGCATCACCTATCTGGTGAAACAGCAGCAGATGGAAGCGACCAGCGATAAAGGAAAACGCGTGACGACGGTGTTAGTCCCCTCTCAGCTTCAGGAGAAAGAGAAAAAGAGCCAGCCTTCTCGTTCTCAACAATCGCAACCACGGGTCACTGAATAA
- the lptB gene encoding LPS export ABC transporter ATP-binding protein → MATLTAENLAKAYKGRKVVENVSLTVNSGEIVGLLGPNGAGKTTTFYMVVGIVPRDEGRIVIDDDDISLLPLHERALRGIGYLPQEASIFRRLSVYDNLMAVLQIRKDLTTEQQEDRANELMEEFHIIHLRDSLGQSLSGGERRRVEIARALAANPKFILLDEPFAGVDPISVLDIKKIIEHLRDSGLGVLITDHNVRETLDVCERAYIVSQGNLIAHGSPTDILADEQVKRVYLGEGFRL, encoded by the coding sequence ATGGCAACATTAACCGCAGAAAATCTGGCCAAGGCGTACAAAGGCCGTAAGGTCGTGGAAAACGTCAGCCTCACCGTCAATTCCGGTGAAATCGTCGGCCTACTAGGGCCGAACGGGGCGGGGAAGACCACCACGTTCTACATGGTCGTGGGCATCGTCCCGCGCGATGAAGGGCGCATCGTCATTGACGACGACGACATCAGCCTGCTCCCCCTGCACGAACGTGCCTTGCGCGGCATCGGCTATCTGCCGCAGGAAGCCTCTATTTTCCGTCGCTTAAGCGTCTATGACAACCTGATGGCGGTATTGCAGATCCGTAAAGATCTGACCACAGAACAGCAGGAAGATCGTGCCAATGAACTAATGGAAGAATTCCATATTATTCATTTGCGCGATAGTCTGGGACAATCGCTGTCCGGCGGGGAAAGACGCCGCGTAGAAATTGCGCGAGCGCTGGCAGCAAATCCCAAATTCATTCTGCTGGATGAACCGTTTGCGGGCGTAGACCCGATCTCCGTACTGGATATTAAAAAAATCATTGAGCATCTGCGTGACAGCGGGCTTGGCGTGTTGATTACCGATCATAACGTCCGCGAAACGCTTGATGTCTGTGAACGAGCCTACATTGTGAGTCAGGGCAACCTGATCGCCCACGGTTCACCGACCGATATTCTGGCCGATGAACAGGTGAAGCGCGTCTATCTGGGCGAAGGCTTCCGACTCTGA